A window of Patagioenas fasciata isolate bPatFas1 chromosome 27, bPatFas1.hap1, whole genome shotgun sequence genomic DNA:
CGGGGGGGGTTGGCCCTATAAAAGCCGCCTGTTCCATTACAGCATCCACCAGGAGAGggcatggggcgggggggggtgctTGCAAATCCCCCTCCCCCCAGTACCTCTGTGCGGGACAGACGGACCTGGTTGGGGTCAACCAGTGGGTGCCCAGCTCCTGCATCTGATGCATCCCCATGCTGGGGGGGGGGCGTCACAGGGCTGGATgggcgccccccgccccccgctgCCACGTCCCCTGGCCACAGGGATCTGGCACCGGTCCCCCCCGCGCCGCTGCCAGATGCTGAATGGGGCCCAAGGCAAACAGGAGCTGCCGGGACGGAGCTACCGTGCAGGGTGGGAGGTGATGGAGGGGGGGGTACACGTCCCTGCGTCCCCCTGCTTGGGTCTGGACACCCCCCCGGAGAAGCCCAGCAGCCAGGCGGGTGTACACACAACTGTATTTCGTAATAAATAATGTACAAATCCGCACGCTCCTGCTGTCGCCGCTCGCTCGTTGCCCCCGTGCACCCCGGGAGCGGGGGGGTCGGTCCCTGTGCTGTGGAGGGGGGGTTAaaaatactccttttttttttctgggaaaaaggTAACTGGGGCAAAACACTTCCAGGGCAAAGGAGCCGGGTGGGTGGCAGCAGGACAGCTGCAGGATCGGGTCCATCCAGGCGCCGCGCTGAAGTTCAAGGGCACCGAACCTGGTGTCCCCTGCATGTCACCCACCGCCGAGCCCCCAAGAGCGCATGGAGGGCTTTATATCCCCATCCTTGggtttttccccaaaaaagaaaCCCCGTTTTTCCTtcgggggtgcagggcagggatgCAGCGGGTGCTCCCAGCACCCTTGGCACGGGCACATGGGACCCCCTGCCATCGGGCAGGGGACACCccttccccccccagccccttcccctaTTGGCTTCCACCCCCGTTTTGattctattttatttaaataacccCCACGGGGGCCGCGGCTCCGCTGCCGGCACCACTGGCACCGCGGTCCCCGGGGGCTGAGCACCAAGAGCTGCCCCGCACGGGGCGGGGGTTGAGGGTTAGGCGGGGTGATAGGGACTCCCCACTGTCACCCATGTCCCAGCGGTCCCACTGTCCCCGGGGGGGCACGGCTGGAGGGTCCCACTCCCCAAGTCCCCCCCCTCGGTCGTTATAAATGAGTAAAAGCAACGGGGAAAGGGAGGGCAgcgctgagctggggagggggcgcaGGGGGGGCCGTGGTGCTCACGGTTCCCCCCAGCTCCGGCCCGTCCTCTGCCTGCTGCCGGGGGTCCGGCGGGCGGCCGTGGGGCCGGGGGCTTGAGCGCCGGAGGCAAAATCCATCACGTCGGGGGGAGCCCCGCGCATCTCCCCGGCCCCCATCTCCCGCCGGATCTCATCCAGCGCCTGGGCCGGCGCCGTCAGCAGCCGCTGGAAGAAACTCTGGCGTCCCGCTGGCCGCTCGTGGCAGGTGAAGGTGACGGCCGTGCCCGTGTCGGCCTTCATCTCCCGTGAGAAGCCGTCGGAGGTGCCGTCGAAGCAGCGGCCGATGGCGATTTCCTTGGCCAAGCGCGGGTTCTGGTCCGTCACCGTGTAGATGCCGTAGTTGTGACCCAGCGGGTCGACCGGCGCCAGCATGGTGAAGGCGGCCGTGTGGTTGTTCTCGGCCACCGGCGGGTGACGGCTCAGGTAGTCCCGGAGGAGGTTGTTGATGGCCGTGCGGCGGCAGCTGCCTTGGGGGATGATGGAGACCAAGGTGCGATCCACCAAGCTCTGGTCGAAGAGCATCCCGCTGCACTTGAACTCCACGCAGGCCCCCGAGGTGTTCTCCAGCAGCATGTCCCGCACGCTGCGGGTGTCCCGCAGCCCGTAGAGCTGTCCCCGCGTGCGGGGGTGGCTGCCCCCCAGGTTCCGGGACCTCACCATGTACTCCTGCGGCCCCTCGATCTGCACCTTGATGAAACAAGCCCTGAATTCTTGAGGGTTGGGCCACCACGAGAGGTAGTCGCCGGTCCAGGAGGTCAGGTCGCTCTCCTTGAAGGGCACCACGTTGTACTCGTACTTGTCCACCTCCACGCGGTAGAAGCGGAGGTGGTTGGCGCTGACCGGCGCCTCCTCGCACTCCTCGAGGCTGCGGTAGGGGTAGATGGGCCCGTTGGTCTCATCGACATTGTTGGGGTCGGGCTTGGCCACGTTGATTTGGAAAGCCGTCTTCTTCAAGTTGGGGTCATCGTGGTCGGAGCGGCGGTAGCCCAGCTTGCCCAGGTAGGGTTGGGACACCCCGATGGCGTTGGGGTTGAGCTTGGGGCTGGAGGccacggcttccagctcctccccaCCCAAGGTGGCGGTGACGTAGGCCGAGTAGGCATCGGGGCGCTGGCTGTCGCAGAAAGCGGGCAGACAGGCGCCGTTGGGACCCGTCACCACGCTGTCGAAGCGTCCCCAGGCCCGGGGGTTGGCCGGATAACCAGGCTGGGGCTCCAGGTTGATGAGGCTGATGACCACCCCTTCCAGCTGCTCGTAGGGGTTGAACTTCTCGTTGGCGTAAGCCCTGACCTTCACAAAGCACCGGCGGTCCTCCGGCACGTCCAGGTTGAAGAGACGCCGCTCCCGGATCTCCAGGTTCCCCACCAGGAAGGttctctcctctctcttcccccggctccccccggccGGCCGCAGGaccccttcctcctcccacaaGCCGGTTTCGGGATTCAAGGACCACAACTTCATCTTCTGCAGGTGCTCCGGCATCCAGACCTGCCCCGCGTCCATCCGCACCTCCACCGGCCCCGTCTGCAGCGCCGCCCCTGTCTCCCCTTCCTGAAAATCCACGGCGAACATGCCGTAAGTCCGCAGAGGGACGATCTCCCCCTCGGCGTTGGTGAAGCTGAGGTCGCTGGAGGCGGCGCTGGCTGTCGCCATGTCCCTGGGGTCCAGGAAGGTGACGCTGGCTTTGACGGTGCCCTTGAAGACCTCCCCAGAGGGACGGAGGAAGGTGCCGGCGGGAAGGACGAGCTCCCCGATGGGTTCCTGGCCTCTCGCCTCCCCCAGCGGGATGACGTTGCTCTGGTTGCCGTCCAGCTCCACCGGTTCCTTCTTCCGCAGCATCTTGACCTCCTGGTAGACGGTCCCACCGCGGCGGTCGAAGGGTAGGACCTTGACGGCATCTATGAATCTCTGATGCCGGTCCACAAAGCGAACAACCAAGCGCTGTGTGTCCGGCGGCACCTCGATGGTGAAGGAGCCTTTGTAGCCGGTGAAGCCGAccttagaatcagagaatcattttggttgaccctcaggatcaccgagtccaaccataacccaccccagcactgccccatgtcctgagaacctcatgtccgtctgtccagccctccagggatggtgactccagcactgccctgggcagcctgttccaatgccccacagccctttgggggagaaattgttcccagatcca
This region includes:
- the CILP2 gene encoding cartilage intermediate layer protein 2; amino-acid sequence: MGELALALLALAALHGAGATEPLENDLEPGKSDGGRKPWKAAPSLAELDLDTAGKGAEWTSWFNIDHPGGDGDFESLDAIRFYYRGRVCERPVAIQARTTAWELPEEVGEVVHASPKKGFRCLNKEQPRGKTCSNYHIRFLCPLEHIYWSHWSSWSPCSRSACGSSGTQTRTRRCVNARLAVALKEVKCKGKAVERRACSAGPCPEPAWMEWGPWGPCSRSCGSAGTRVRRRSCKKTKKVPCAGPATELQKCPPEPCPACPGHTLQGTVVTAGGVALPDARIYLEGRPPVLLARSDAHGRFAAGGLCQDTPANVSAHRDGFATALAPIVSNGSGVAVAHLTLHRLEKPYMVLHPKAKVWVAGQEVTFCCKASGTPVPKKYYWYHNGTLLDRKVLRYSSRLVLRGVTPEQAGTYHCKASTEAGVTKSAPAQLTVLAQGQQSCKPEPEPSLVELPSECPQDAAGSRYYNVGRCPPTPCPGNPAKESGCGGGAGRCCGVRRMELREIPCAGSLLPVKVVAECGCGPCAQPRVLVQGRVTAADTGEPLRFGQIFLGGRKVGFTGYKGSFTIEVPPDTQRLVVRFVDRHQRFIDAVKVLPFDRRGGTVYQEVKMLRKKEPVELDGNQSNVIPLGEARGQEPIGELVLPAGTFLRPSGEVFKGTVKASVTFLDPRDMATASAASSDLSFTNAEGEIVPLRTYGMFAVDFQEGETGAALQTGPVEVRMDAGQVWMPEHLQKMKLWSLNPETGLWEEEGVLRPAGGSRGKREERTFLVGNLEIRERRLFNLDVPEDRRCFVKVRAYANEKFNPYEQLEGVVISLINLEPQPGYPANPRAWGRFDSVVTGPNGACLPAFCDSQRPDAYSAYVTATLGGEELEAVASSPKLNPNAIGVSQPYLGKLGYRRSDHDDPNLKKTAFQINVAKPDPNNVDETNGPIYPYRSLEECEEAPVSANHLRFYRVEVDKYEYNVVPFKESDLTSWTGDYLSWWPNPQEFRACFIKVQIEGPQEYMVRSRNLGGSHPRTRGQLYGLRDTRSVRDMLLENTSGACVEFKCSGMLFDQSLVDRTLVSIIPQGSCRRTAINNLLRDYLSRHPPVAENNHTAAFTMLAPVDPLGHNYGIYTVTDQNPRLAKEIAIGRCFDGTSDGFSREMKADTGTAVTFTCHERPAGRQSFFQRLLTAPAQALDEIRREMGAGEMRGAPPDVMDFASGAQAPGPTAARRTPGSRQRTGRSWGEP